The following are from one region of the Stigmatella ashevillena genome:
- the bshA gene encoding N-acetyl-alpha-D-glucosaminyl L-malate synthase BshA: MSAPLNLAITCFPTFGGSGMVATEIGLAMAERGHRVHFIARDLPVRLHGMTRKVVFHEVTESDYPALAHSGTYPLALASKMIEVAQYEHLDILHVHYAVPHATAAWMAREVLGDKAPRIVTTLHGTDTTLVGTDPTYLPITRFSILRSDAVTTPSEFLQRATWEGFGIPPETFPIEVIPNFVDTERYAPIRDRAHLHRLFPGLRDDEPVLIHVSNFRPVKRIGDVVSVFARVHREHPCRLVMIGDGPERSPAERKVRELGLEERVAFLGKQEHFVELLAAADVFLLPSEQESFGLAALEALSCGIPVVASDIGGIPEQVEHGTRGYLTPVGDVAAMAHHVLALVRDPEHWRLFSRNARQHVLACFQLAPAIDRYEAIYRRLSTRASPH; this comes from the coding sequence ATGAGCGCCCCCCTCAACCTGGCCATCACCTGCTTTCCCACCTTTGGAGGCAGCGGCATGGTCGCGACCGAAATCGGCCTGGCGATGGCCGAGCGCGGTCACCGCGTCCACTTCATCGCCAGGGACTTGCCGGTGCGCCTCCACGGCATGACGCGGAAGGTCGTCTTCCACGAAGTGACCGAGAGTGACTACCCGGCGCTCGCCCATTCGGGGACGTATCCGCTCGCGCTCGCCTCCAAGATGATCGAGGTCGCCCAGTACGAGCACCTGGACATCCTCCACGTCCACTACGCGGTGCCCCATGCCACGGCCGCCTGGATGGCCCGGGAAGTCCTGGGGGACAAGGCGCCGCGCATCGTGACGACGCTTCACGGCACCGACACCACGCTCGTCGGGACGGATCCCACCTACCTGCCCATCACCCGCTTCTCCATCCTGCGCAGTGATGCGGTCACCACACCTTCTGAATTCCTCCAGCGCGCCACCTGGGAGGGGTTCGGCATTCCCCCGGAGACCTTCCCCATCGAGGTCATCCCCAACTTCGTTGACACGGAGCGCTACGCGCCCATCCGCGACCGGGCCCACCTGCACCGGCTCTTTCCGGGCCTGCGAGACGATGAGCCCGTGCTCATCCACGTCTCGAATTTCCGGCCGGTCAAGCGCATTGGCGACGTGGTGTCCGTCTTCGCCAGGGTCCACCGTGAGCACCCGTGCCGGTTGGTGATGATTGGAGATGGCCCCGAGCGCTCACCTGCCGAACGCAAGGTGCGGGAACTGGGTCTCGAGGAGCGTGTGGCCTTCCTGGGCAAGCAGGAGCATTTCGTCGAGCTGCTCGCCGCGGCCGATGTCTTCCTCCTCCCGAGTGAGCAGGAGAGCTTCGGCCTTGCCGCGCTCGAGGCATTGAGCTGCGGCATCCCGGTGGTCGCCAGTGACATCGGAGGCATCCCCGAGCAGGTCGAGCACGGGACGCGAGGCTATCTGACCCCGGTGGGGGACGTGGCGGCCATGGCCCACCATGTCCTCGCGCTGGTCCGAGACCCAGAGCACTGGCGCCTCTTCTCGCGCAACGCCCGTCAGCATGTCCTGGCGTGTTTCCAACTCGCGCCGGCCATCGACCGCTACGAGGCCATCTACCGCCGCCTGAGCACGAGAGCCTCCCCTCACTGA
- a CDS encoding DUF2911 domain-containing protein, with protein MKAFLGYVAGVLLALTTSPAWAQLELPPASPAAKVMQVVGLTEISVDYSSPAVKGRQIWGGLVPWEQVWRTGANAATKITFGRDVTFGGKPVPAGTYALVTIPSEKGWTVVLNKELRLYGGGKSYDAKDDVVRVSGAASEIPNRERLAFLFSNTTDDQTSLDMEWEKLRISVPIQANTAAQAQENIQAMVNGSWRSLANAGRYVADTSKDYPTALKYLDSSLAIQSHWYNNWFKADILARSGKYAEARKLAQTAWDMGQKDPNFFVKDAVAKALVDWKGKK; from the coding sequence ATGAAGGCGTTTCTCGGGTACGTAGCCGGTGTTCTCTTGGCCCTCACCACTTCACCCGCATGGGCGCAGCTGGAACTGCCCCCGGCAAGCCCGGCGGCGAAGGTGATGCAGGTGGTCGGATTGACCGAAATCTCGGTCGACTATTCGAGCCCCGCGGTCAAGGGGCGGCAGATCTGGGGCGGGTTGGTGCCCTGGGAGCAAGTGTGGCGGACCGGCGCGAACGCGGCCACGAAGATCACCTTCGGCCGCGATGTGACCTTCGGGGGCAAGCCGGTTCCAGCGGGCACCTACGCGCTCGTCACCATTCCCTCGGAGAAGGGGTGGACGGTCGTGCTGAACAAAGAGCTCCGCTTGTACGGTGGCGGAAAGAGCTACGACGCCAAGGACGATGTCGTGCGCGTTTCTGGCGCGGCCTCCGAGATTCCCAACCGCGAGCGCTTGGCGTTCCTCTTCTCCAACACGACCGATGATCAGACGTCGCTGGACATGGAGTGGGAGAAGCTGCGCATCTCGGTGCCCATCCAGGCGAACACGGCCGCGCAGGCGCAGGAGAACATCCAGGCCATGGTGAATGGCTCCTGGCGGTCGCTGGCCAACGCCGGACGCTACGTGGCCGATACGTCGAAGGACTACCCCACGGCGCTGAAGTACCTGGACTCCTCGCTCGCCATCCAGTCGCACTGGTACAACAACTGGTTCAAGGCCGACATCCTGGCCCGCTCGGGCAAGTACGCCGAGGCCCGCAAGCTGGCGCAGACCGCCTGGGACATGGGGCAGAAGGACCCGAACTTCTTCGTCAAGGACGCGGTCGCCAAGGCGCTCGTGGACTGGAAGGGGAAGAAGTAG